A region from the Agrobacterium cucumeris genome encodes:
- a CDS encoding hemagglutinin repeat-containing protein has product MTSQFKRLPRKATDLALFANAGALAQKIIATVVSCTLVLQPVLLHAQDITPEAGGSSVNRPGIGAAPNGVPLIDIVGPNGQGLSHNKYNNFNVGTPGVILNNFNGEIGTSKLGGVTPGNPNLQGKGSATVILNEVTSQNRSSLLGPTEVFGGRADVIIANPNGITCDGCGFINTPRATLTTGVPDIGTDGRLNGFTVNAGDVTFGPGGGNFALGDGAVSLFDVVSRTIQIDGTIYGEDLRLTAGKSKFDYTTGEATALDATSGTPEYAIDGSALGAMQAGRIKMVVTEKGSGVRMRGDMAANAGELSLSADGKISIGNASGNNGVSISSKGSVSAGRLTSKKSVSVKAGKDARVASIGTEEDILINGGAGFIDVSGTLGASGALNLLADGRIALADASAAGPVSLWSGAGSIAISGTAQSGAAMSLTAASGAITAGSLLSKGDLALLSGLDLGISGLVLAEGNLQASAGSDIRYDSLEANGDILLSSTNGVISFDKRTAAGGDIRIRQQNADLSNNRSGLATSGTLYVNANNINLTNSTLTSGGIDLTSSGTTDLTGARLNAVTASSTARSVQGSGDIAITAGNLTVNGATNILAAHDLTLSLSQLANSGQLAAGNDLTLNIAGNLTNTATGLIYAGNDAALFVGGVLANDQGAIVAGRDLTIAGSASGGRNGAVVNSSGLISAGRNMSIVTVNLRNERTIAPTYTSQQISNSLVSAYNTYYAADCGDCSSPVEFSGKRFVIGSPAHHVYRDVVEDRLISSGSPAALIKAGNTLSVDTIDLTNAYSAIEAGAGMTLVGSGTLTNLGLQLQRTTSFNCNQHGGCQYFPDVIYEWQESKTSGDTGGWEGSWQVAVPGPSPFGTRDASKDIGPGRTVESVEAIGGVPAAIRSGGALGITGFATVNNTAIAGSIADRVAVAAPAPSNNPTALLSSMTASGALFTLGSVATPQSGGFGGTIPGQTFLYETRAAFLDVSKFYGSSYFLGRIGYQPDRQIQFLGDAYFENQYIEQQIRLATGSGFTGQDSITQIKQLLDNGAAYLGAQQRPLGQPLTAEEIASLTESVVVYEWQTVNGASVLAPVLHLAANDRERLNSAGALIAGNQVTIDTGLLATSGMIASTGDLTVSGSSIAAIGGTFTAGGNASLKGNEGILLANAKVTAGGNLGLTSDGDINISVTERSTTSTLRDKRSSTTVVRTTSQGSEITAGGSVSANAGGNLNVIGSNIAADGTVGLKATGDVTVAEAIDTTTIDYTYRKKGGLFGGSKQTTSHTETQTVVGSSVSGGKGVSIVSGGDTVVSASKVMAGDETSKADINVSAGGDLLIASGKNTAEFEQSSSSKGFLSKKSSTQYNYDEATVGSELSASGNIKLDAGGNAVIAGSNITAGDAISVAGDSVAIIGAEEQHALESSSKKSGLFAGSGGGFLSLWGKEQKEKSQSSTLNVGSALKAGTDVTLTARENDVNVIGSSIAASSDITLDAARDVNITPGAESASSAQKEQRSGFGLSFSSGGGSASVGIGYGKSVDQTSQSSETSARSTLSAGRDLIISAGRDANLQAAEVSAERDVAILAERNVNLLSAQDKSNYESLHEEMFAGISLSVSSGLASAAGSLANAAGKLGGPNGAYALAPSALAAYRVKDILKQIDGGSQPLASASLSIGFTYQKSSATLSTLTPVVTTIEAGDSVSIVANSGDLTGRGVQIAAGTQSDPASGNVLLMAGGSILLESAQSASSSSSSSQSANASIGVNLTNGGLSGGFAAGSGKQDANSVTHLNTHVMGTGNVTLASGNDTTLAGAVVSGERVTAAVGGDLNIVSRQDTMVYDEKTAGGGLNLSSAGKVGGGVQKSDVEGNYANVSEQSGLIAGSGGYNVKVGGNVGLVGGVIGSTADPAQNTLSANSLTWSDITNRSEASSSSLGISLTPGGIPVPVVGQPANEEDQGVARATLTPGQLTLTNQTQDLASLNTDLSKANTTADPFDIERLKAKQESAAALSALANIAVGDISAKLGFAEGSPAKIALHAAVGGLVAQLAGGNAGSGALAGGLSEVVNGVLQQVLSANPNLTGDQKSAITQWVAAIVGAAVGGETGAAAGLDNVNYNFLTHKQSEDLAKELKGCDSAGDPAACKAAVSDKYSQIDFDQDRQLDACRTRQCVQDLLGDLNDDPRFAYLDVMKLQELGVSESLAQRLLSYQVMERWLTGDSTVFEQKIMDVASGVGYCEDHGQSNGCFANGQALKYVSATVTEIAYGVIGLRSGIGTGHGEASGGQTAGYRRVVASDGTVVLVPEGYRPLSSAGAVGNDVGGLPVGFARVVDANGNVVIADNRGNVFSSVDILPVPTGAFSGRYEANPKHDQIRPGVSAQPTNGGQALSNSVPLGGNSTARIGYDSSTGEIVVFQNHFESVYHGYVPSSWNELRQSEKNALIRAGLFTAKGRPVK; this is encoded by the coding sequence CAATAAATACAACAATTTCAACGTCGGCACGCCCGGCGTCATCCTCAACAACTTCAACGGTGAGATCGGCACGTCGAAACTGGGTGGCGTGACGCCTGGCAATCCAAACCTTCAAGGCAAAGGTTCCGCCACGGTCATCCTCAATGAGGTCACGTCGCAAAACCGCAGTTCGCTTCTCGGTCCAACCGAAGTGTTCGGTGGCCGGGCCGACGTCATCATCGCCAATCCGAACGGGATCACCTGCGACGGCTGCGGTTTCATCAACACGCCACGCGCCACGCTGACGACGGGCGTACCCGACATTGGCACTGACGGACGTCTCAATGGATTCACGGTCAACGCAGGGGATGTCACTTTCGGCCCTGGGGGTGGGAATTTTGCGCTCGGTGATGGTGCAGTCAGTCTGTTCGATGTCGTGTCCCGTACCATCCAGATCGACGGAACGATCTATGGCGAGGACCTGCGTCTGACCGCCGGTAAGAGCAAGTTCGATTATACCACCGGGGAGGCAACAGCGCTCGATGCCACCTCCGGGACACCTGAATACGCAATCGATGGTTCAGCACTCGGGGCTATGCAGGCCGGCCGCATCAAGATGGTTGTCACGGAAAAGGGCTCTGGCGTTCGCATGCGCGGCGACATGGCGGCCAATGCCGGTGAGCTCTCGCTGTCGGCAGACGGTAAAATTTCGATCGGCAATGCCTCTGGCAATAACGGCGTCAGCATCTCTTCGAAGGGGAGTGTTTCGGCCGGTCGTCTGACCTCAAAAAAATCGGTGTCGGTCAAGGCGGGGAAAGACGCCAGGGTCGCTTCTATCGGTACAGAAGAGGATATCCTGATTAATGGCGGGGCAGGCTTCATCGATGTCAGCGGTACTCTCGGGGCCAGTGGCGCACTCAACCTTCTGGCAGATGGGCGTATTGCCTTGGCCGACGCGTCGGCTGCCGGCCCTGTTTCGCTATGGTCGGGGGCTGGCTCCATTGCCATCAGCGGCACGGCCCAGTCTGGTGCGGCGATGTCGCTTACGGCGGCCTCGGGAGCGATCACGGCGGGCTCACTCCTTTCGAAAGGTGATTTGGCTCTGCTCTCCGGCCTTGATCTGGGGATTTCCGGGCTCGTGCTTGCGGAAGGGAATTTGCAGGCTTCGGCTGGCAGCGACATCCGCTATGACAGTCTGGAGGCAAACGGAGACATTTTGCTGTCTTCGACAAATGGTGTCATCAGCTTCGACAAGCGCACGGCCGCCGGCGGCGACATCAGGATCAGGCAGCAAAATGCCGACCTTTCCAATAACAGGAGCGGACTTGCCACATCCGGCACGCTCTACGTCAATGCCAATAATATCAATCTCACCAACAGCACGCTGACGTCAGGTGGCATTGATCTCACCTCATCTGGAACGACAGATCTGACGGGTGCGCGGCTCAATGCTGTCACCGCGAGCAGCACAGCTCGTTCTGTTCAGGGGTCAGGTGATATCGCGATCACAGCAGGTAACCTCACCGTTAATGGCGCCACCAACATTCTGGCTGCTCATGATTTGACGCTGTCGCTTTCGCAGCTTGCCAACTCCGGTCAGCTCGCTGCTGGCAATGATCTTACCCTAAATATCGCCGGCAACCTGACCAACACCGCCACGGGGCTCATCTATGCCGGTAACGACGCGGCACTTTTCGTGGGCGGCGTGCTTGCCAATGATCAGGGGGCGATTGTCGCAGGTCGTGACCTCACAATTGCTGGAAGTGCTTCTGGCGGGCGGAACGGAGCCGTTGTCAACAGTTCCGGCCTGATCTCCGCTGGCCGTAACATGTCGATCGTTACCGTAAATCTGCGCAACGAAAGAACAATTGCTCCCACCTATACAAGCCAGCAGATCTCCAACTCGCTCGTTTCCGCGTATAACACCTATTATGCGGCTGACTGCGGGGACTGTTCGTCGCCTGTCGAGTTTTCCGGTAAGCGATTCGTCATTGGATCTCCCGCTCACCACGTTTACCGGGACGTTGTCGAGGATCGCCTCATATCTTCAGGCAGTCCTGCAGCGCTGATCAAGGCGGGTAATACGCTTTCCGTCGACACCATCGACCTTACCAATGCCTATAGCGCCATCGAAGCTGGCGCAGGCATGACGCTTGTTGGCTCCGGCACGCTGACCAATCTAGGCCTGCAATTGCAGCGCACCACTTCATTCAATTGCAACCAGCACGGCGGCTGCCAGTATTTTCCTGATGTCATCTATGAGTGGCAGGAATCGAAAACAAGCGGCGATACAGGTGGTTGGGAAGGTTCGTGGCAGGTCGCCGTGCCTGGCCCCAGCCCGTTTGGAACGCGGGATGCGTCAAAGGATATCGGCCCCGGACGAACCGTGGAAAGCGTCGAGGCGATCGGTGGGGTTCCAGCGGCAATCCGCTCGGGCGGAGCACTTGGTATCACCGGCTTTGCTACCGTCAACAATACCGCGATTGCCGGATCAATCGCCGACCGTGTTGCCGTTGCAGCGCCTGCGCCTTCGAACAATCCGACCGCATTACTGTCCAGTATGACGGCAAGCGGTGCGCTGTTCACGCTTGGCAGCGTCGCCACCCCACAGTCCGGCGGCTTTGGCGGCACCATTCCCGGCCAGACGTTCCTCTATGAGACCCGCGCCGCCTTCCTTGACGTCTCCAAATTCTATGGCTCCAGCTATTTCCTTGGTCGCATCGGCTACCAGCCGGATCGCCAGATCCAGTTCCTTGGGGACGCCTATTTCGAGAACCAGTATATTGAGCAACAGATCAGACTGGCCACGGGCTCAGGTTTTACCGGGCAGGATTCAATTACCCAGATAAAGCAGCTTCTCGACAATGGAGCCGCCTATCTCGGAGCGCAGCAGCGCCCGCTCGGCCAACCTTTGACGGCTGAGGAGATCGCCAGCCTCACCGAATCCGTCGTCGTTTATGAGTGGCAGACGGTGAACGGCGCGAGCGTTCTTGCGCCGGTACTGCATCTCGCCGCTAATGACAGGGAAAGATTGAATTCTGCAGGCGCGCTGATCGCGGGCAATCAGGTGACGATCGATACCGGCCTGCTTGCAACATCAGGGATGATTGCATCGACTGGCGATCTTACTGTTTCCGGTTCGTCGATCGCGGCAATCGGCGGCACCTTCACGGCGGGGGGTAATGCCTCGCTGAAGGGCAATGAGGGCATTCTGCTCGCCAATGCGAAGGTGACGGCCGGCGGCAATCTCGGCCTGACGTCTGACGGAGACATCAATATCTCCGTCACCGAACGGTCAACGACCAGCACTTTGCGCGACAAGCGGAGTTCTACGACGGTTGTGAGAACCACCAGCCAGGGTTCCGAGATCACCGCGGGCGGGTCGGTCTCAGCCAATGCAGGTGGCAACCTCAACGTCATCGGCAGCAACATTGCTGCCGATGGAACGGTTGGTCTGAAGGCGACCGGCGATGTGACAGTCGCTGAGGCCATCGACACCACCACGATAGATTACACCTACAGGAAAAAGGGCGGTCTGTTCGGCGGAAGCAAACAGACGACGAGCCACACGGAAACGCAGACTGTCGTCGGCTCATCGGTCAGCGGCGGGAAGGGCGTGTCCATCGTCTCAGGTGGAGATACCGTCGTCTCCGCCTCGAAGGTGATGGCTGGCGATGAGACCAGCAAAGCCGATATCAATGTCAGCGCGGGCGGCGATCTTCTGATCGCGTCGGGCAAGAATACGGCGGAGTTCGAACAGAGCTCCTCATCCAAGGGCTTCCTCTCGAAAAAGAGCTCGACGCAGTACAACTATGATGAAGCCACAGTCGGCTCCGAGCTTTCCGCGTCCGGCAACATCAAGCTGGATGCTGGCGGCAACGCTGTCATAGCGGGCTCGAACATAACGGCAGGCGATGCGATTAGCGTCGCCGGCGACAGCGTCGCCATCATCGGGGCGGAGGAGCAGCACGCGCTGGAGAGCAGCAGCAAGAAATCCGGTCTGTTCGCCGGTTCCGGCGGTGGCTTCCTTTCGCTCTGGGGCAAGGAGCAGAAAGAAAAGAGCCAATCATCTACCCTAAACGTTGGCTCTGCGCTGAAGGCGGGGACCGATGTCACGCTCACGGCACGCGAAAACGACGTGAATGTCATCGGCTCCTCTATCGCAGCCAGCAGTGACATCACCCTTGATGCAGCTCGCGACGTCAATATCACTCCCGGGGCAGAAAGTGCCTCGTCGGCGCAGAAGGAGCAGCGCTCCGGTTTCGGTCTTTCTTTCAGTTCAGGCGGTGGTAGCGCCTCTGTGGGCATTGGCTACGGCAAGTCGGTTGATCAAACAAGCCAGTCTTCCGAGACCAGTGCCAGATCCACCCTTTCTGCCGGCCGTGATCTGATAATCTCGGCGGGCCGCGATGCCAACCTTCAAGCGGCTGAGGTGTCCGCTGAGCGGGATGTTGCTATCCTCGCAGAGCGCAACGTCAATCTGCTTTCGGCGCAGGACAAGTCCAACTACGAAAGCCTGCATGAGGAGATGTTTGCTGGCATCAGCCTGTCGGTGTCCTCCGGCCTCGCGAGTGCTGCGGGTAGTCTCGCTAACGCTGCCGGAAAGCTTGGCGGTCCGAACGGTGCCTATGCTCTCGCACCGTCTGCGCTCGCGGCGTATCGAGTAAAAGACATTCTTAAGCAGATCGACGGCGGTTCTCAGCCGCTGGCCTCTGCAAGCCTGTCCATCGGCTTCACATACCAAAAGAGTAGCGCAACTCTCTCGACATTAACGCCGGTTGTCACAACGATTGAAGCAGGGGATTCGGTCAGCATTGTCGCCAACTCCGGCGATTTGACCGGTCGTGGCGTTCAGATTGCAGCAGGCACCCAAAGCGATCCGGCATCAGGAAATGTGCTTCTCATGGCTGGCGGCTCCATTCTGTTGGAAAGCGCCCAGTCTGCTTCATCCTCATCGAGCAGCAGCCAGTCAGCAAACGCTTCAATTGGTGTCAATCTTACGAACGGCGGTCTGAGTGGCGGTTTTGCAGCAGGCAGCGGCAAGCAGGACGCTAACAGCGTCACTCACCTCAACACCCATGTCATGGGCACCGGCAATGTCACACTGGCTTCTGGCAACGACACCACGCTTGCGGGAGCTGTTGTGTCCGGTGAACGGGTTACTGCTGCCGTCGGTGGCGATCTCAACATCGTCAGCCGCCAGGACACGATGGTCTACGACGAAAAGACAGCTGGTGGTGGCCTCAATCTTTCCTCGGCGGGCAAGGTTGGCGGTGGAGTTCAGAAAAGCGATGTTGAAGGCAACTATGCCAACGTCTCCGAACAAAGCGGATTAATCGCGGGCTCTGGAGGATATAACGTCAAGGTCGGTGGCAATGTTGGTCTCGTCGGTGGCGTGATAGGTTCCACGGCCGATCCTGCTCAGAATACGCTTTCTGCCAATTCGCTGACATGGTCGGATATAACCAACCGCTCCGAGGCGTCGAGCTCCAGTCTTGGAATATCCCTGACGCCCGGCGGCATTCCCGTTCCTGTGGTCGGCCAGCCGGCCAACGAGGAGGATCAGGGGGTTGCCCGCGCCACACTGACGCCAGGTCAGCTGACGCTCACCAATCAGACACAGGATTTGGCCTCACTCAACACGGACCTCTCTAAAGCCAACACAACAGCCGACCCATTTGACATCGAGCGTCTGAAGGCGAAACAGGAGAGTGCAGCTGCCCTCTCTGCGCTTGCCAACATCGCCGTTGGTGACATCTCCGCTAAACTCGGTTTTGCCGAAGGCAGTCCGGCGAAGATTGCTCTTCATGCGGCAGTTGGAGGCTTGGTCGCACAGCTTGCAGGCGGCAATGCCGGATCTGGAGCGCTCGCAGGTGGATTGAGCGAAGTCGTCAATGGCGTCTTGCAGCAGGTGTTGAGCGCCAATCCGAACCTGACCGGCGACCAGAAAAGCGCCATCACGCAGTGGGTGGCGGCAATAGTCGGCGCGGCGGTCGGAGGCGAAACCGGCGCGGCCGCCGGGCTAGACAACGTCAATTATAATTTCCTGACTCACAAGCAGAGTGAGGATCTCGCCAAGGAACTAAAGGGCTGCGACAGTGCTGGCGATCCTGCTGCGTGTAAAGCTGCCGTGTCAGATAAATATAGCCAGATCGACTTCGATCAGGACCGTCAGCTTGATGCCTGCCGGACGAGGCAGTGTGTACAGGACCTGTTGGGTGATCTGAACGATGACCCGCGTTTTGCATACCTTGATGTGATGAAACTGCAGGAACTTGGCGTCAGTGAGTCACTGGCGCAGCGCCTGCTCTCTTATCAGGTCATGGAACGATGGCTAACAGGAGATTCCACCGTCTTCGAGCAGAAGATCATGGATGTCGCTTCTGGTGTGGGTTACTGCGAGGACCATGGTCAATCGAATGGGTGTTTCGCAAATGGCCAAGCTCTCAAATACGTGTCAGCGACTGTAACCGAAATCGCCTACGGTGTGATCGGTTTGCGGTCTGGCATTGGAACAGGTCACGGGGAGGCAAGCGGGGGGCAAACGGCCGGATACAGAAGAGTTGTCGCATCCGACGGAACCGTCGTTCTCGTTCCTGAAGGGTACAGACCACTTTCTAGCGCCGGTGCGGTTGGCAACGATGTAGGCGGTTTGCCTGTTGGTTTTGCACGAGTTGTTGACGCAAACGGTAACGTTGTCATAGCTGATAACCGTGGCAATGTTTTCAGTTCGGTCGATATTCTACCCGTTCCCACCGGGGCATTCAGCGGTAGGTATGAAGCAAATCCAAAACATGACCAGATTCGTCCGGGGGTAAGTGCCCAACCTACGAACGGAGGGCAAGCATTGTCTAATTCTGTGCCGCTCGGCGGGAATAGTACTGCGCGTATAGGTTACGACAGTTCCACAGGCGAAATTGTTGTGTTTCAAAATCACTTTGAGAGCGTATATCACGGGTATGTTCCGTCTTCTTGGAACGAGCTGCGGCAGTCCGAGAAAAATGCACTTATCCGTGCTGGGCTGTTCACGGCCAAAGGGAGGCCTGTCAAGTGA
- a CDS encoding response regulator receiver domain, translated as MSLDAAQAKPAFKEYGLKATKRFLKTAIVIDDEIIAEPPTQLPEEDLAEPPLFANAPNENHIGDASPDVVHQALGNDAEVKIRPLADAFLDKRIVCGVLKPEVADTDSQVIDRAVRAASVADVVIIDWYLRPNQDNLARSILEKILTEDRELNGRLRLVIVYTSADPLADRRKALGEHLKRAKFDAVEDPNDDTLLTIGTCRVRFVRKRSINVGVAVEDLPDFAVEEFAKLSHGLLANFALLGIAALRDATHHILANLDTSLDTAFVGHRMLLGHVTEARGFAMNLFLLQMKSVLSLPKHLGNALGDQELSAWLDEHFSYPEAEAHLEAAGTTKDQLRESVLKGAGRLDGFHKSLFLPISKNDPAKVGDIEKELSQNFARFATFVREPGGFNPLPEGWLPTLTLGSVVKQVGRKTRYFLCVQPACDTVRITESRYFPFIELVAKKAAKSTENLVIRDGEKKVVVYVSTSAGSRLYDKFKPDLSETVRAESEDGRFLFNSSNDHVYWWLGDIDPLKAQRIATDVSGSLARVGIDEYEWLRLGGSAKK; from the coding sequence ATGAGTTTAGACGCCGCACAAGCGAAGCCCGCCTTTAAGGAGTACGGCCTTAAGGCGACAAAACGTTTCTTGAAGACCGCCATAGTGATTGATGACGAGATCATCGCCGAACCTCCTACGCAACTCCCGGAGGAGGATCTGGCGGAACCTCCTCTCTTTGCGAATGCACCGAACGAGAATCACATCGGTGACGCTTCGCCAGACGTTGTACATCAAGCACTGGGTAACGATGCGGAGGTGAAAATTAGGCCGCTGGCGGACGCGTTTCTGGATAAGCGGATCGTTTGCGGCGTCCTTAAGCCGGAGGTGGCCGACACCGACTCCCAAGTCATAGACCGAGCAGTTCGCGCCGCATCCGTCGCCGACGTCGTGATAATCGACTGGTACCTGCGTCCCAACCAAGACAACCTCGCAAGGTCTATCCTCGAAAAAATACTGACTGAAGATCGGGAACTCAACGGCCGGCTCCGCCTCGTGATCGTTTACACCAGCGCCGACCCGCTCGCTGACCGTCGCAAAGCATTGGGCGAGCATCTCAAGAGAGCGAAGTTCGATGCAGTGGAAGATCCCAACGATGACACCCTTCTGACGATCGGAACTTGCCGGGTCCGGTTCGTGAGAAAGAGGTCTATTAATGTCGGCGTAGCGGTCGAGGACCTGCCGGACTTTGCGGTGGAGGAGTTTGCCAAGCTTAGCCATGGCCTTTTGGCGAATTTCGCATTGCTCGGCATTGCGGCATTGCGGGACGCCACACACCATATCCTCGCCAATCTCGACACTAGCCTTGATACCGCCTTCGTTGGCCACCGCATGTTGCTTGGTCACGTCACTGAGGCGCGTGGCTTTGCGATGAACCTATTCCTTCTTCAAATGAAGAGTGTGCTATCGTTGCCCAAGCATTTGGGCAACGCGCTCGGCGACCAAGAGTTATCGGCCTGGCTTGACGAGCACTTCAGCTATCCTGAGGCGGAGGCACATCTGGAAGCTGCCGGCACGACCAAGGATCAGCTCCGCGAGAGCGTTCTAAAGGGCGCCGGTAGGCTTGATGGTTTTCACAAGTCGCTGTTCTTACCGATAAGCAAGAACGACCCCGCCAAAGTCGGTGATATCGAAAAGGAACTCAGCCAGAACTTTGCTCGATTCGCCACTTTTGTCAGAGAGCCCGGCGGTTTTAACCCACTGCCGGAGGGCTGGTTACCGACACTGACCTTGGGTAGCGTCGTCAAGCAGGTGGGCAGAAAGACCCGATATTTCCTTTGTGTTCAACCTGCCTGCGACACGGTGCGCATCACGGAGAGTCGCTATTTCCCTTTCATCGAATTAGTCGCGAAGAAGGCAGCAAAGTCTACGGAAAACTTGGTTATACGGGATGGAGAGAAGAAGGTTGTGGTGTATGTCAGTACCTCGGCCGGATCTCGGCTGTACGACAAGTTCAAGCCTGACCTCTCCGAGACGGTGCGCGCAGAGTCCGAGGACGGCAGGTTCCTGTTCAACAGCTCGAACGACCACGTCTACTGGTGGCTCGGCGACATCGATCCGCTGAAAGCTCAACGGATTGCAACGGACGTCTCCGGGTCGCTCGCCCGTGTCGGGATCGATGAGTATGAGTGGTTGCGTCTGGGCGGTTCCGCGAAAAAGTAG
- a CDS encoding ATP-binding protein has product MSEAHRFDPLNIEEQAQEATKPRRRLRTGAHSRCPASRWTRYLDIWVRRCIRNNVRQTTALTSVGRYHRKNEHMHPVTRMPLDEWKILGDKLDNIGGLYVYRDGIRILPYGNSDVDWLNIERRRTLSANDWFFSYRRLIGDVRLTNKHNANLVEKAGREGFRQNKAYRQMVSLLERLFERLAFDFFREKARISTDFDAIRKNKQRDYEILQKRAKSVKTAKDTFNDALSRFFESARSGEFEFACKEVRSGFAARLNGLTALANPVAAGDRLLTIEAEFEIANKGLRDRISIPRPRQFGMNKRQQQDFQAYLRERERLLTGHYEPMVAEITEQIRRLLTDGTTEVDPRRRLDEPVKRESEVALSSAGDARKKVSTTLEKLDSEIRATINRSWADLSNQVEAVKSDLARTEVAALTPQEIEHRRDRLIDQVRESAGRSTQLMDALGEQLRSVMEGMVNQHDLLDVAAALESENDELKERVDQYADLAQIGLALGLVQHEFSGQVRNINRGLDALKPWASRNRGLDDLYSRLQISFEHLESYLQLFVPLNRRLQRRRVPVSGTEIEEFIRTVFGPRFERHGIELDAPDAFRATTVTTFPSTLLPVFANVVDNAIYWLGEMRDQSKTIKFDVSPVGLTISNSGPGIDPRDAEGMFEFGISNKPAGRGMGLYLSRDGLRKERMDIILERAAGDVSPTFVITVPDDMILRAGGQ; this is encoded by the coding sequence ATGTCGGAAGCACACCGATTTGATCCGCTCAATATCGAAGAGCAGGCGCAGGAAGCGACCAAGCCGCGCAGACGGCTCCGCACCGGAGCTCACTCCAGATGCCCAGCATCTCGCTGGACACGTTACCTCGACATTTGGGTGCGCCGGTGCATTCGCAATAACGTCCGTCAGACGACGGCCCTCACGTCCGTTGGGCGGTATCATCGCAAGAATGAGCATATGCATCCCGTCACCCGCATGCCACTCGATGAGTGGAAGATACTAGGTGACAAACTCGACAACATTGGCGGCCTTTATGTCTATCGCGACGGTATTCGAATTCTTCCCTACGGCAATTCGGACGTGGATTGGCTGAACATTGAGCGGCGTCGCACACTCTCGGCAAATGACTGGTTTTTCTCCTACCGGCGCCTCATAGGTGACGTCCGGCTGACTAATAAACACAATGCCAATCTCGTCGAAAAGGCTGGCCGAGAGGGCTTCAGGCAGAACAAGGCCTATCGACAGATGGTCTCGCTGCTAGAACGCCTCTTCGAACGACTTGCGTTCGACTTTTTTCGCGAAAAAGCACGCATTTCCACTGACTTCGATGCCATCCGCAAGAACAAACAGCGCGACTATGAGATCCTTCAGAAGCGTGCGAAGAGCGTCAAGACAGCTAAAGATACGTTTAATGATGCCCTGTCGCGCTTCTTCGAGAGCGCCAGAAGCGGGGAATTCGAGTTTGCGTGCAAAGAGGTGCGATCAGGTTTCGCTGCTCGGCTGAACGGCTTGACCGCCCTCGCCAATCCCGTCGCTGCCGGCGACCGTCTTCTGACGATAGAGGCCGAATTCGAAATTGCAAACAAAGGCCTGCGGGATCGCATATCTATTCCGCGGCCTCGGCAATTTGGAATGAATAAGCGGCAGCAACAGGACTTTCAAGCCTACCTACGTGAACGCGAAAGACTTCTGACCGGACACTACGAGCCGATGGTGGCTGAAATCACCGAGCAAATCCGTAGGCTGCTTACCGATGGCACAACGGAAGTGGACCCCCGTCGTCGGTTGGATGAACCCGTCAAGAGGGAATCAGAGGTGGCACTGTCAAGCGCCGGCGATGCCCGCAAGAAGGTGAGCACCACACTCGAAAAGCTCGACAGCGAGATTCGCGCCACGATCAATCGAAGCTGGGCTGACCTCAGCAACCAAGTCGAGGCCGTCAAATCCGATTTGGCGCGAACCGAGGTGGCTGCACTCACACCGCAGGAAATCGAACACCGGCGCGACCGACTGATCGATCAAGTTCGGGAATCTGCCGGACGTTCCACGCAGTTAATGGATGCTTTGGGTGAGCAATTGCGTTCGGTGATGGAGGGAATGGTAAACCAACACGACTTGTTGGACGTTGCCGCCGCGTTGGAAAGTGAGAATGATGAATTGAAGGAGAGGGTCGATCAATATGCTGACCTAGCCCAGATTGGTCTAGCCCTCGGCCTTGTGCAGCACGAGTTCTCTGGTCAGGTCCGCAACATCAACAGGGGACTCGATGCACTTAAGCCCTGGGCAAGTCGGAACCGTGGGCTTGACGATCTTTACAGCAGGTTGCAGATTAGTTTCGAACATCTCGAATCTTACCTGCAACTATTCGTGCCTCTGAATCGGCGGCTGCAGCGACGACGTGTTCCGGTATCGGGTACTGAGATTGAAGAATTCATTCGGACCGTTTTTGGGCCTCGCTTCGAACGGCATGGCATCGAGTTGGACGCGCCCGACGCTTTCCGCGCTACTACGGTTACTACTTTCCCGTCGACGCTCCTACCGGTGTTCGCAAACGTCGTGGACAACGCAATTTACTGGTTGGGAGAGATGCGCGACCAATCTAAAACTATCAAGTTCGATGTTTCGCCCGTAGGTCTGACGATCTCCAATTCCGGCCCAGGCATCGATCCGCGCGACGCTGAAGGTATGTTCGAATTCGGCATAAGCAACAAGCCGGCGGGCAGAGGAATGGGCCTATACCTGTCGCGAGATGGATTACGTAAAGAAAGAATGGACATCATCCTGGAACGAGCGGCCGGAGACGTTTCGCCGACTTTCGTGATCACGGTTCCCGATGACATGATCCTACGAGCAGGGGGACAGTGA